A stretch of the Denticeps clupeoides chromosome 6, fDenClu1.1, whole genome shotgun sequence genome encodes the following:
- the taf1 gene encoding transcription initiation factor TFIID subunit 1 isoform X2, translating into MSDSDSDEDQDRPFSLTGFLFGNINEDGQLEDDTVLDTESKKHLAGLGSLGLGTLITEITANEDDGPDEEKDRVSTDAEGWVKSTDDAVDYSDINEVAEDETRKYRQAMGSLQPGRRAGDDDDDYDADCEDIDSKLMPPPPPPSLPTLQKKEEPPSQTASVGDEADGIILPSIIAPSSAVEKVDFSSSSDSESEMDRPSQGSGAGGPSILTLPLAGIMQKDAAKALPAVTELFPEFRPGKVLRFLRLFGPGKNMPSVWRSARRKRKRKQRDPQPGTPPPDGETQEGALDKKSGWTYEYAPPPAPEQCLSDDEITMMAPVESKFSQVSGEGDKVAEFRPKVAEWRYGPAQLWYDMLGVPEDGSGFHYGFKIREIGAEEPQPEAQPEIELQIEEDEEQERQGLENELFLMVTQLQWEDDIIWNGEDVKHKGTKTQRASLAGWLPSSMTRNANAYNAQQGLTRSNSQLVPPTPPPITKTPSLSGSKRDKHSQDHQVLHEDDSQWFSIFPIDNEALVYGRWEDNIIWDDQNMDRMLCPPILTLDPNDENIILEIPDEKEERTSHSPSKENKKESALKKSRILLGKTGVIKEEPQQNMSQPEVKDPWNLSNDEFYYPKQQGLRGTFGGNIIQHSIPAVELRQPFFPTHMGPMKLRQFHRPTLKKYSFGALSQPGPHTVQPLLKHIKKKAKMREQERQASGGGDMFFMRTSQDLTGKDGDLILAEYSEEYPPLIMQVGMATKIKNYYKRKPGKDPGAPDCKYGETVYCHTSPFLGSLHPGQLLQAFENNLFRAPIYLHKMPETDFLIIRTRQGYYIRELVDIMVVGQACPLFEVPGPNSKRANTHIRDFLQVFIYRLFWKSKDRPRRIRMEDIKKAFPSHSESSIRKRLKLCADFKRTGMDSNWWVLKPDFRLPTEEEIRAMVSPEQCCAYYSMLVAEQRLKDAGYGEKSFFAPEEENEEDFQMKIDDEVRTAPWNTTRAFIAAMKGKCLLEVTGVADPTGCGEGFSYVKVPNKPTQQKDDREPQPAKKTVTGTDADLRRLSLKNAKQLLRKFGVPEEEIKKLSRWEVIDVVRTMSTEQARSGEGPMSKFARGSRFSVAEHQERYKEECQRIFDLQNKVLESTEVLSTDTDSSSAEDSDFEEMGKNIENMLQNKKTSSQLSREREEQERKELQRMLMGEEGEREKSRKERRKGFSSSLSTSSHKDDDASSVTSLNSSATGRRLKIYRTFCDEDGKEYVRCETVRKPAVIDAYLRIRTTKDDEFIRKFALFDEQHREEMRKERRRIQEQLRRLKRNQEKDKFKGPPEKKAKKVRERPDLKLKCGACGAIGHMRTNKFCPLYYQTNAPPSNPVAMTEEQEEELEKTVIHNDNEELIKVEGTKIVLGKQLIESADEVRRKSLVLKFPKQQLPPKKKRRVGTTVHCDYLNRPHKSIHRRRTDPMVTLSSVLEYIINDMRDMPNTYPFHTPVNAKVVKDYYKIITRPMDLQTLRENVRKGMYPSRDEFRESVELIVKNCTTYNGAKHSLTQVAQTMLDLCDEKLKEKEDRLVRLEKAINPLLDDDDQVAFSFILDNIVTQKMMAVPESWPFHHPVNKKFVPDYYKVIANPMDLENIRKNISKHKYQNREVFLSDISLIHLNSVKYNGPDSPYTRTALDIVNVCKQTLAEYDEHLTQLEKDISTAKEAALDAADLESLDPMTPGPYTPQPAELFDSSASLSLQGDASLLSEAVLMTPSEKRGGQGRHGRGRLGEEESDVDIEGFEEDEDGKPKTPAPAEDGDGDLDDDEDEMLLPPRMRMHEDDDDDDDEGSSRPHQASVLYQDLLMSDGEDDASEEEGDNPFSSIQLSESGSDSDREPPPRVHQESARMGMEHDESMMSYEVDGPDEETHMEDSNVSYGSYDEIDGQQQQQNSSLGNGEEYGVSEEEDDEEEEEERGLGRRGPSVLTQVQLSEDEDDSEDFHSIGGGSDMDSDN; encoded by the exons ATGTCTGACTCAGATAGTGACGAGGACCAGGATCggcctttctctctcactgGCTTCCTGTTTGGCAACATCAACGAGGATGGTCAGCTGGAGGATGACACTGTGCTGGACACG GAGTCTAAGAAACACCTAGCTGGACTGGGCTCTTTGGGTCTAGGCACACTTATTACAGAAATCACTGCAAACGAGGATGATGGCCCTGATGAGGAGAAAGATCGGGTCAGCACTGATGCAGAGG GTTGGGTAAAAAGCACGGACGATGCTGTGGATTACTCTGACATCAATGAGGTGGCTGAGGATGAAACTCGCAAATACAGGCAGGCTATGGGCAGCCTGCAACCAGGCAGGAGAGCAGGTG ATGACGATGATGACTATGATGCTGACTGCGAAGACATAGATTCCAAGCTGatgccccctcctcccccaccgAGCCTCCCCACCCTACAGAAAAAGGAGGAGCCTCCAAGCCAGACTGCTAGTG TGGGGGATGAGGCGGATGGGATCATTCTTCCCTCCATTATTGCTCCATCTTCAGCCGTGGAGAAGGTGGACTTCAGCAGCTCATCAGACTCTGAGTCTGAGATGGATCGGCCCTCGCAGGGGTCTGGGGCAGGAGGACCCTCCATCCTCACTCTGCCCCTGGCTGGCATCATGCAGAAAGATGCGGCCAAGGCCCTTCCTGCTGTCACTGAGCTGTTTCCTGAGTTCCGGCCTGGAAAa GTCCTTCGGTTCTTGCGTCTGTTTGGGCCAGGGAAGAACATGCCCTCTGTGTGGCGCAGCGCCCGCAGGAAAAGGAAGCGAAAACAACGCGACCCGCAGCCAGGAACCCCTCCGCCCGACGGTGAGACACAGGAGGGCGCCTTGGACAAGAAATCTGGCTGGACATACGAGTATGCCCCCCCACCTGCACCTGAACAGTGCCTGTCAGATGATGAG ATCACCATGATGGCTCCAGTAGAGTCTAAGTTTTCTCAGGTGTCAGGTGAGGGTGATAAGGTTGCAGAGTTTCGGCCGAAGGTGGCAGAGTGGCGCTATGGTCCCGCACAGCTGTGGTATGACATGCTGGGGGTCCCAGAGGATGGCAGCGGCTTCCACTATGGCTTCAAAATACGAGAGATAGGAGCAGAGGAGCCACAGCCTGAAGCTCAACCAGAAATAGAACTACAGATAGAG gaggatgaggagcagGAGAGACAGGGTTTGGAGAATGAGCTCTTCCTAATGGTGACTCAGTTGCAATGGGAAGATGACATCATCTGGAATGGGGAGGATGTTAAGCACAAGGGCACCAAGACCCAGCGGGCGAGTCTGGCAGGATGGTTGCCATCGAGTATGACCCGCAATGCTAATGCTTACAATGCACAGCAAG GCCTGACCAGAAGCAACTCTCAGCTGGTTCCACCTACACCCCCTCCAATCACCAAAACTCCATCCTTATCAGGATCCAAGAGAGACAAACACAGCCAGGACCATCAGG TACTTCATGAGGACGATTCTCAGTGGTTCTCCATATTTCCGATCGACAATGAGGCACTGGTGTATGGACGTTGGGAAGACAACATAATCTGGGATGACCAGAATATGGATCGTATGCTCTGTCCTCCCATTCTCACGCTAGACCCTAATGATGAGAACATCATCTTAG AGATCCCAGATGAAAAGGAGGAGAGGACCTCACACTCCCCCTCCAAAGAGAATAAAAAGGAGTCTGCTCTAAAAAAGAGTCGCATCCTGCTGGGCAAGACTGGCGTCATTAAGGAAGAGCCCCAACAG AACATGTCCCAGCCTGAGGTGAAGGACCCCTGGAACTTGTCCAATGACGAGTTCTACTACCCCAAACAGCAAGGCCTGAGGGGCACTTTTGGAGGCAACATCATCCAG CACTCCATCCCTGCAGTGGAACTCCGGCAGCCCTTCTTTCCCACTCACATGGGTCCGATGAAACTGAGGCAGTTCCACCGACCCACTCTGAAGAAGTACTCTTTTGGGGCTCTTTCTCAGCCTGGCCCCCACACTGTGCAGCCCCTGCTCAAACACATCAAGAAAAAGGCCAAg ATGCGGGAGCAGGAACGTCAGGCCTCTGGTGGAGGAGACATGTTCTTCATGCGCACATCTCAGGACCTGACTGGCAAAGATGGAGACCTTATCTTGGCTGAGTACAGTGAGGAGTACCCGCCACTCATCATGCAAGTTGGCATGGCAACCAAAATCAAGAACTACTACAAAAGG AAGCCCGGTAAAGATCCGGGGGCGCCAGATTGTAAGTACGGAGAAACCGTGTACTGCCACACATCCCCCTTCCTCGGCTCACTTCATCCCGGACAACTACTGCAA gcaTTTGAGAATAACTTGTTCCGAGCCCCAATTTACCTGCATAAGATGCCAGAGACCGACTTCCTGATAATACGGACACGGCAAGGCTATTACATTAGAGAGCTGGTGGATATAATGGTTGTTGGGCAAGCGTGTCCCCTGTTTGAGGTGCCAGGACCCAACTCCAAACGCGCCAACACTCACATCAGGGACTTCCTGCAA GTTTTTATTTACCGGTTGTTTTGGAAGAGTAAGGACCGTCCACGCAGGATTCGCATGGAAGACATAAAGAAGGCTTTCCCCTCTCACTCCGAGAGCAGCATCCGCAAGCGGCTCAAACTGTGCGCAGACTTTAAACGCACAG GTATGGATTCTAACTGGTGGGTGTTGAAGCCAGATTTCCGGCTTCCCACAGAGGAGGAGATCAGGGCCATGGTGTCTCCAGAGCAGTGTTGTGCCTATTACAGCATGCTGGTGGCAGAGCAAAGATTGAAg GATGCTGGATATGGGGAGAAATCATTTTTTGCCCCAGAGGAGGAGAACGAGGAAGACTTCCAGATGAAGATTGACGATGAA GTACGGACCGCTCCTTGGAACACTACAAGGGCCTTCATTGCTGCCATGAAGGGAAAGTGTCTGCTGGAGGTGACTGGTGTAGCTGATCCCACAGGTTGCGGTGAAGGCTTCTCGTATGTCAAAGTCCCCAACAAGCCCACACAGCAGAAG GATGACAGAGAACCTCAGCCAGCCAAAAAGACAGTGACTGGCACAGATGCTGACTTGAGACGTCTGTCACTCAAAAATGCCAAACAGCTGCTCAGGAAATTTGGGGTTCCCGAGGAGGAG ATTAAGAAACTTTCCCGCTGGGAGGTTATAGATGTGGTGAGGACCATGTCTACAGAGCAGGCTCGCTCCGGAGAGGGACCCATGAGTAAATTTGCTCGTGGCTCCCGTTTCTCAGTGGCTGAACACCAGGAACGCTATAAGGAGGAGTGCCAGAGGATTTTTGACCTGCAGAACAA GGTCTTGGAATCCACTGAGGTTCTTTCAACAGACACTGACAGCAGTTCAGCGGAGGACAGCGACTTTGAGGAGATGGGCAAGAACATCGAGAACATGCTGCAGAACAAGAAGACGAGCTCCCAGCTGAGCCGTGAAAgagaggagcaggagaggaagGAGCTGCAGCGCATGCTAATGGGGGAGGAGGGCGAGCGAGAGAAGAGCCGCAAGGAGCGACGCAAGGGctttt CGAGCTCCTTGTCAACCAGCTCCCATAAAGATGATGACGCTTCTTCGGTTACCAGTCTGAACTCCTCGGCAACAGGCCGTCGTTTGAAGATCTACAGAACATTCTGTGATGAGGACGGGAAAGAGTATGTGCGCTGTGAGACCGTTCGCAAACCAGCTGTCATTGATGCCTACTTACGTATCCGCACCACCAAGGACGATGAGTTTAT TCGTAAGTTTGCTCTGTTTGATGAGCAACATCGTGAGGAAatgaggaaggagaggaggcGCATTCAGGAGCAGCTGCGTCGCCTCAAACGCAACCAGGAGAAAGATAAGTTCAAAGGGCCTCCTGAGAAGAAGGCCAAGAAAGTCAGAGAGAGGCCTGATCTCAAG cTGAAGTGCGGTGCCTGTGGTGCTATAGGTCACATGAGAACGAACAAGTTCTGCCCACTCTACTACCAGACCAATGCCCCACCGTCCAACCCTGTCGCCATGacggaggagcaggaggaggagcttgAGAAGACTGTCATCCACAATGACAACGAGGAGCTTATTAAGGTGGAAGGCACCAAGATTGTGCTGGGAAAGCAGCTCATTGAAAG TGCTGATGAAGTACGCAGAAAATCTTTGGTGCTGAAATTCCCCAAACAGCAGCTCCCACCCAAGAAGAAGAGACGAGTGGGGACCACGGTCCACTGTGATTACCTCAAT AGGCCACACAAATCAATTCACCGGCGGCGCACAGATCCTATGGTTACCCTGTCGTCAGTGCTGGAGTACATAATCAATGACATGAGGGATATGCCCAAT ACATACCCGTTCCACACCCCGGTGAACGCGAAGGTGGTGAAAGACTATTACAAGATCATCACACGACCCATGGACCTGCAGACGCTCAGAGAGAATGTGAGGAAGGGCATGTACCCGTCACGAGACGAATTCCGAGAGAGCGTCGAGCTCATAGTCAAGAACTGCACCACCTACAATG GAGCAAAGCACTCGCTTACCCAGGTGGCCCAGACGATGCTGGACCTGTGTGATGAGAAGCTGAAGGAG AAGGAGGATCGTTTGGTGCGTCTAGAGAAGGCAATTAACCCACTActggatgatgatgatcagGTGGCGTTTTCCTTCATCCTCGACAACATAGTCACACAGAAGATGATGGCGGTGCCAGAA TCTTGGCCTTTCCATCATCCTGTCAATAAAAAGTTTGTTCCTGATTATTACAAAGTTATTGCCAACCCCATGGATTTGGAGAACATTCGTAAG AACATTTCCAAGCACAAGTATCAGAACAGAGAAGTGTTTTTGTCGGATATCAGCCTGATCCATTTAAACAGCGTCAAATACAACG GCCCCGACAGCCCGTACACCAGGACGGCTCTGGATATTGTAAATGTCTGTAAGCAGACCCTGGCTGAG TATGATGAGCACCTGACCCAGCTGGAGAAGGACATCTCCACTGCTAAGGAGGCTGCTCTAGATGCCGCTGACCTGGAGAGCTTAGACCCCATGACACCCGGCCCATATACTCCACAG CCTGCTGAGCTGTTTGACAGCAGTGCTTCTCTCAGTCTTCAGGGTGACGCTAGCCTTCTGTCAGAGGCTGTGCTCATGACCCCTTCAGAGAAAAGAGGGGGGCAG GGTCGGCACGGTCGTGGGAGGCTCGGGGAGGAGGAGTCTGATGTGGATATTGAGGGCTTTGAGGAGGACGAGGATGGCAAACCGAAAACTCCGGCTCCG GCGGAGGATGGCGATGGAGATCTGGATGATGACGAAGATGAGATGCTGTTGCCGCCACGTATGAGGATgcatgaggatgatgatgacgatgatgatgaaggtTCAAGTCGACCCCACCAGGCCAGCGTGCTCTACCAGGACCTTCTCATGTCTGATGGGGAGGATGATGCAAGTGAGGAGGAAGGAGACAACCCTTTCTCTT caATCCAGCTTTCAGAGAGCGGAAGTGACTCAGACCGGGAGCCTCCTCCCAGGGTGCACCAAGAGAGCGCTCGGATGGGCATGGAGCATGATGAGAGCATGATGTCGTACGAGGTTGATGGACCAGACGAAGAGACGCACATGGAGGATAGCAACGTTAG CTATGGCAGTTACGACGAAATAGacgggcagcagcagcaacagaacTCCAGTCTGGGCAACGGAGAGGAGTATGGAGTGAGTGAGGAAGAGGacgatgaagaggaggaagaggagagaggacTGGGACGGAGGGGACCCAGTGTTCTCACTCAGGTCCAGCTCAGCGAAGACGAAGACGACAGCGAGGATTTCCATTCCATTGGAGGGGGGAGTGACATGGATTCTGACAATTAG